The DNA sequence AGGAGTAAAACTGCTCCCATCAAAATTTGAAAGgcacaaattaaaatataaatgaaaataaagacgagcatttttgtggttttttatGAATAAGTTCCAAGAGTTAGTGCTGACCAGAAGTGACAGAAGCATATATTGGATGGCGGGACTGGCACCAAGGGGGCCGAAGGAGACAAGACCAGGCAACAAATAATGTTTCTTAGGCCTAGTGGTTTTCGAATTTGTCCGTCACTCGAGATTCTACTGGTCCAAACACTGAAAAGCCTTACACATAATCCAATTTGGCAGAAATTAAATTGAGTAGTTAACTAATAAGCACTTCTTTCTTctttaacatttatttatttatttatttattttggcgaGTACTTTTTAGAGAAACAGATGGCCAGTACAGGGTATGCATTAAGAAACGTTTTTTACGCGTAGTCCACAAACTGGTAATGGCATTGCCTTCACTTATACATTAAGCAGTTTGATGCCTTCGGAAAGATAAGGAGGCTGTGcctcaaaaatacaaaaatattaatgtaaagaaaataaaggaaaaaaaaaaaaatgggtccCAGAGCATATCAACCAACTAAATATTTCATCACACAGTCATTAGAACAATAAAACAAGATTTCTCCGCCTTCTTAGCAAATTGAATTCCAACACTCTTAAACCATTCATTTGGCGCTGGCGAGCTGGGTTCGGAGTTGTTTAGCAGCAGCAACCATGTTGCTGAGTGCTGGCTTCACCTCAGAGTATTTGCGGGTCTTGAGACCACAATCAGGGTTAACCCACAAAATGTTGGTCTCGAGCACCGCAAGCATCTTGTTGATCCTGTCAGCAATTTCTTCTGTTGACGGTATTCTAGGAGAGTGGATGTCATAGACACCAGGGCCAATTCCAGCACCGTATTTCACTCCCTCACGGAAGACTGACAGGAGCTTCTCATCAGATCGCGAGTTCTCAATGGTGATCACATCAGCATCCATGTTGATGATCGAGTGGATGATGTCGTTAAAGTTTGAATAGCACATGTGAGTGTGGATCTGCAAGGTGTTGAATATGAGACTAATGCAAAActtgaaagaaaaatgcatttacattttaagaaaatattgtgGAGTAAGCAGGGGAAAGACCTGAGTCGTGTCCTGGACACCACAGTTGGTAATCCTGAAGGAGTGGACAGCCCATTCCAAGTAGAAAGCTTGCTCAGACTTCCTAAGAGGCAAACCTTCTCTTAAAGCAGCCTCATCAATTTGGATAACATTGATACCAGCCTTCTCAAGATCCTCCACTTCATCCTTGATAGCCAAAGCAATCTGGTAGCAAGTTTCAGATCTGAGGAAAGTAACAACATATTAGAATGTCAGATAAAAGAAATCAACCTCCAAAGGGAGGGATGGACaaaaaaacacaacttcatTCTTTCTCTTAGTTGTTATTCAATGCACACCTAGGCTGGTCATTCCGAACAAAGGACCAGTTAAGAATGGTAACAGGGCCTGTAAGCATCCCCTTCATTGGGCGAGCAGTCATGCTTTGAGCTGTAGAGGACCAGAAGACAGTCATTGGCTTGGGGCGGCTAACATCACCATAGATGATTGGTGGCTTCACACAACGAGATCCATAAGACTGCACCCATCCATTAGCACTGAAGGCAAATCCTGACAATTGCTCTCCGAAGTACTCAACCATATCATTTCTCTGTCATGATATTTACTATGATCAGTAGGAGCTAGAGATAAAGCAGGATTATATAAATTTGCAGGGCATTCTTAATTAGTATAAGCTTATTAAAGCTCACCTCAGGTTCCCCATGAACCAGGACATCAATATCAAGCTCTTCCTGGAGCTTGACAACTTTGTTGATTTCCTCCTTAATGGCCTTGACATATTCCTCCTCAGAAATTCTAATCAAGAGCGAAATTATGATAAGTTGCTAACACAAAGGAACACTTGTAAGGAAACAGCAGAATTAAAGGTACACTCACTTCTTGGCCTTGTATTCACGTCGAACCCTTCTGAGTTCAATGGTCTGAGGGAAGGATCCAATGGTGGTAGTTGGAAGAACTGGAAGGTTAAGCTTCTTCTGTTGAGCATCAAGTCTAGCACTCACATTGGTTGCTCGGCGATGCTCAGAACCCTTCAAATCAGCAGCCTGGAAAGcaagaaaaattaaacaataattaCCAAATGACAACCCACAGAAAAGCCATTTGAAACATGTAGCTTAGAAAATGAAGCACTCACAGCTTTTTGGACAGCCTCATTGGTCACCCTTGGGGACGACTTTCTTGAAGCTTGAGCAGCAGCATTAGCAGAGAAAAATTCCTAAAAATAAAACAGCCCAGTAAGGTATGTGCAGAAGAATCAAATATCAGATCAGAAAGCAGAGCTGAATCCAACAAATAATTCTTTCTAATTTTCAGTTTCCCCACTCTGAagaataatcaaaattaaaggCTAAGGTAATTAGATCGATATCATAAAGTAAGATAGCCTATTGTGCCTTCATGGTAGAGAAAGATGTACAGCACTAGTGCCAGGTAAAAATTTCAAGCATTCTTAAATAGGTAGCAAaaccttgaaattttttttcatttaaacaaCTTAGCCAATTAATGGTACAATGGACAATGAGGTTACCTCATCCTTCTGCCCAGCCAAAGCCTTGGCCAATGCATTGACTTCAACAATTTTCTGGGCAGCAAAAGCCAACCATGATTTTATTTCCTTGTCCAGCTTAGGCTCATTAGCAAGATCGACGGCAGTGTGGAGAAGCGAGCAAGAGGTGGAGACCACAAGTTTATCTGCATAGAATAACACAATTAACAAAATCCAAAAtaccaaatttaaattatttggtaccATTTTCAGACATAGGACCAATTAAATACCTTTTCCAACAATGCCCTCAAGATCCCCCAATGTGCTGAGAGAAGCAGCAAGATCATTGGCCCAAATGTTCCTTCCATCAACCACTCCAGCAAAGAGGTGTTTTCCCTTGGGGAATCCACCCTTAATCAAATTAACAGTTTTAGCTCCACGAACAAAATCAAAGCCATATGCTGTGACACCCTTCAATCCTGTGAGAGTCTTGTATGCCTCAGCAGGGACATCAGCAAAGTAGGTCTCAACGAGTACATTCAAGCCAGAAAGGGTTGATTCTAGAGC is a window from the Ziziphus jujuba cultivar Dongzao chromosome 11, ASM3175591v1 genome containing:
- the LOC107433064 gene encoding 5-methyltetrahydropteroyltriglutamate--homocysteine methyltransferase, with protein sequence MASHIVGYPRMGPKRELKFALESFWDGKSSAEDLQKVAADLRSSIWKQMADAGIKYIPSNTFSYYDQVLDTTAMLGAVPPRYGWNGGEIGFSTYFSMARGNAFVPAMEMTKWLDTNYHFIVPELGPDVNFSYSSHKAVDEYKEAKALGVDTVPVIIGPVSYLLLSKPAKGVEKTFSLLSLLDKIIPVYKEVISDLKAAGASWIQFDEPTLVLDLDSHKLQAFTDAYAALESTLSGLNVLVETYFADVPAEAYKTLTGLKGVTAYGFDFVRGAKTVNLIKGGFPKGKHLFAGVVDGRNIWANDLAASLSTLGDLEGIVGKDKLVVSTSCSLLHTAVDLANEPKLDKEIKSWLAFAAQKIVEVNALAKALAGQKDEEFFSANAAAQASRKSSPRVTNEAVQKAAADLKGSEHRRATNVSARLDAQQKKLNLPVLPTTTIGSFPQTIELRRVRREYKAKKISEEEYVKAIKEEINKVVKLQEELDIDVLVHGEPERNDMVEYFGEQLSGFAFSANGWVQSYGSRCVKPPIIYGDVSRPKPMTVFWSSTAQSMTARPMKGMLTGPVTILNWSFVRNDQPRSETCYQIALAIKDEVEDLEKAGINVIQIDEAALREGLPLRKSEQAFYLEWAVHSFRITNCGVQDTTQIHTHMCYSNFNDIIHSIINMDADVITIENSRSDEKLLSVFREGVKYGAGIGPGVYDIHSPRIPSTEEIADRINKMLAVLETNILWVNPDCGLKTRKYSEVKPALSNMVAAAKQLRTQLASAK